The DNA segment TGTAACAATTAATACTGTTTCACCCGGTTTTATTGAAACTGACATGACAAAAGCACTGAATGATGAGCAGCGTGCTGCTACACTATCTCAGGTACCTGCGGGACGCTTAGGTGACCCACGTGAAATTGCAGCAGCGGTAGCATTTTTAGCTTCTCCAGATGCGGCATATATTACTGGTGAAACACTTCATGTAAACGGTGGAATGTACATGGTTTAAATTGTGCACTATGTTTTGTGTATGATTTAGGTCAAAAATGTACCTATTTCCGGTCAAAATCGTAAAAATTGTGGTTTGACCAGCGATCACACCCTTGCAACTTTTAAAAGTTTGAATAAACTACGGAAACATCGCATAACGCGAAAGTCTGTAAAGGAAAAGAAAAAATGAGCAACCTCGAAGAACGCGTAAAGAAAATCATTATTGAACAGCTAGGTGTAGACGAAGCAGAAGTTAAGAACGAAGCTTCATTTGTTGACGACTTAGGTGCAGATTCTTTAGACACTGTTGAGCTAGTAATGGCTTTGGAAGAAGAATTCGATACTGAGATTCCAGACGAAGAAGCTGAGAAAATCACTACTGTTCAAGCTGCAATCGACTACGTTACCAGCGCTCAGTAATATTTCTCTCCCAGGCGGTCAACCTTGACCGCCTGAGTTTTATCTAAAACGCTTTATTTCCCCATCAAATCATTCATTCAATCCCGGAGAAAATTATCATGTCAAAGCGTCGCGTAGTTGTTACTGGCATGGGTATGTTGTCACCGGTAGGCAACACTGTAGAATCATCATGGAAAGCCCTGTTAGCAGGTCAAAGCGGTATCGTTGATATCGAACACTTTGATACATCCGAATTTACAACTCGATTTGCAGGTCTAGTCAAAGACTTTAACTGTGAAGAGTATATGACTAAAAAAGATGCGCGTAAGATGGATCTATTTATCCAGTACGGCATCGCAGCGGGTATTCAAGCATTAGATGACTCAGGTTTCACTGTTACTGAAGAGAACGCGCCACGCATTGGTGTCGCAATTGGTTCTGGTATTGGTGGTCTCGGTCTAATTGAAACTGGCCATAAAGTTCTTTCAGAAAGAGGCCCGCGCAAAATTAGCCCTTTTTTTGTGCCATCCACTATCGTTAATATGATCGCAGGTAATCTGTCGATAATGCGAGGCCTTAGAGGCCCCAACATCGCGATTTCTACTGCTTGTACAACTGGCTTACACAATATTGGCCATGCGGCCCGTATGATTGCGTACGGCGACGCAGAAGCGATGGTTGCTGGTGGTGCTGAAAAAGCGTCTACGCCTCTTGGTATGGGTGGATTTGCTGCTGCAAAAGCACTGTCAACGCGCAATGATGAACCATCGAAGGCTTCACGCCCTTGGGACAAAGACCGTGATGGGTTTGTTCTTGGTGACGGTGCGGGTGTTATGGTTTTAGAAGAATACGAACAAGCTAAAGCTCGTGGCGCGAAAATCTACTGCGAAGTTGTCGGTTTTGGCATGAGTGGAGACGCTTACCATATGACATCACCAAGTGCTGATGGTTCTGGTGGTGCACTAGCGATGGAAGCGGCAATGCGTGATGCTGGTATTACTGGTGAACAAATCGGTTATATCAACGCGCACGGAACGTCTACACCGGCGGGTGATGTTGCAGAGTTAAGAGGTGTAAAACGCGCTCTTGGTGAAGCAGGCTCTAAGAAAGTACTTGTCTCTTCTACGAAATCTATGACAGGCCATTTATTGGGTGCAGCAGGTTCTGTAGAAGCAATCATTACTGCAATGGCGTTAGTGGATCAAATTGTGCCACCAACGATTAACTTAGATAACCCTGATGAAGAGTGTGACCTTGACCTTGTTCCTCACACTGCACGTAAAGTCGATATGGAATACGCATTGTGTAACTCCTTTGGCTTTGGTGGAACAAACGGTTCGCTTATCTTTAAAAAAATGTGATAGTCGATTAAACTAGCTTAACAGCGGCTTGATGCTCAGCATTAAGCCGTTTTTTTTGACTATTTTTTGTATAGGTATGCGAATAGATGTTTTGGGTGAATGGACAACCAGCGTCAATGATATCTCTTTCTGATCGGTCATTTCAGTATGGTGATGGCTGTTTTACCACTATTCTTACTAAAGAAGGTGTGGCTCAGCAGTGGCCCTTACATATTGAAAGAATGCAAGCGTGCCTCGATCTGTTAGTAATTAAGAGTCCAGACTGGGATCAGGTTAAGGCCTGGGTGGATCAAGCGGCGCTCAAGGACTCGTTGGCCGGGATAAAATTGCACGTTAGTCGCGGAGAAGGAGGCAGGGGTTATAATCCTGCTGGCGTGGGCTCAGTGACGACAACAATCAGTCATTTCTCGTATCCTTCCTATTACTTAGATTGGCAAGAAAAAGGTGTCGATTTAGGTATATGTGGTCACAAGCTGGGTATAATGCCGCTTCTTGCTGGGCACAAGCATAATAATCGTTTAGAACAGGTTCTCATTAGGGGAGAGATAGAGCGTGTTGGATGTCAAGATGGTGTCGTTATGAATATTTATGATCATGTAATTGAGACCACAATGGCCAATCTGTTTTGGTCTAAAGATGACATATTATACACGCCTAGTTTGGCTTCCTCTGGTGTTGCAGGTGTTATTCGGAAAATGATTTTAAAAGATGCCCAAGACAGTGGAATAGAAGTCTCCATTGGGGAGTTTCCCCTAAACCATCTGATAAGTGCAGATGAGGTCTTTATGACGAATTCAATACTCGGTGTTGCCCCTGTGAGAAAAATAGCTAGGTCGCACTTTCCTATTGGAGCGATAACGCGACGTTTTCAGGAGAATCTAAATTCGTGATTAAGAAACTGTTGGTTTTAATGTTCATCATTGTCGGCGTTGCTGCTGGTGGTTATTTTTATATCGAGAAGCAGGTAGACCTTTATATCGACCAACCTCTCTCTATCACTAAACCTGAAATTATTACTATTAAGAGTGGTAGTAGCTTCCAAACGGTGCTCTCTAAATTTGAATCTTC comes from the Vibrio sp. DW001 genome and includes:
- the acpP gene encoding acyl carrier protein: MSNLEERVKKIIIEQLGVDEAEVKNEASFVDDLGADSLDTVELVMALEEEFDTEIPDEEAEKITTVQAAIDYVTSAQ
- the fabF gene encoding beta-ketoacyl-ACP synthase II, whose protein sequence is MSKRRVVVTGMGMLSPVGNTVESSWKALLAGQSGIVDIEHFDTSEFTTRFAGLVKDFNCEEYMTKKDARKMDLFIQYGIAAGIQALDDSGFTVTEENAPRIGVAIGSGIGGLGLIETGHKVLSERGPRKISPFFVPSTIVNMIAGNLSIMRGLRGPNIAISTACTTGLHNIGHAARMIAYGDAEAMVAGGAEKASTPLGMGGFAAAKALSTRNDEPSKASRPWDKDRDGFVLGDGAGVMVLEEYEQAKARGAKIYCEVVGFGMSGDAYHMTSPSADGSGGALAMEAAMRDAGITGEQIGYINAHGTSTPAGDVAELRGVKRALGEAGSKKVLVSSTKSMTGHLLGAAGSVEAIITAMALVDQIVPPTINLDNPDEECDLDLVPHTARKVDMEYALCNSFGFGGTNGSLIFKKM
- the pabC gene encoding aminodeoxychorismate lyase, translating into MFWVNGQPASMISLSDRSFQYGDGCFTTILTKEGVAQQWPLHIERMQACLDLLVIKSPDWDQVKAWVDQAALKDSLAGIKLHVSRGEGGRGYNPAGVGSVTTTISHFSYPSYYLDWQEKGVDLGICGHKLGIMPLLAGHKHNNRLEQVLIRGEIERVGCQDGVVMNIYDHVIETTMANLFWSKDDILYTPSLASSGVAGVIRKMILKDAQDSGIEVSIGEFPLNHLISADEVFMTNSILGVAPVRKIARSHFPIGAITRRFQENLNS